The following are encoded in a window of Bdellovibrionales bacterium genomic DNA:
- a CDS encoding UbiA family prenyltransferase, whose protein sequence is MIFIFTLANGLYLSKAASYTFDTGRFICVLMLMLSFFFRMRCFDEIKDYEVDLKVNPTRPLARGVLTVPQVKKGLFWMILFEVVLAAFLGFWPFLIHVMAIGYSLLMYEEFFIGDILRPHLTTYAVTHTFVSVLLGVSAATAIVNFNPQKIQFADVCFFLMNWCFFNLFEFARKTFAPNEERPHVPSYSNIFNPKGAWLLSWSQVLIGIILSWVALSNHSRFYWLIAGAVLYTLMSVGYALNPQLKMAKIFRDGTGVYLLLHYVLICFVMGA, encoded by the coding sequence ATGATTTTCATTTTTACTCTGGCAAACGGCCTGTACTTGTCGAAGGCCGCGAGCTACACCTTCGACACCGGCCGTTTTATTTGCGTGCTGATGTTGATGCTGAGCTTTTTCTTTCGTATGCGCTGCTTTGATGAAATCAAAGACTACGAAGTGGATCTGAAAGTAAACCCCACCCGCCCCCTGGCCCGCGGAGTGCTGACTGTGCCGCAAGTTAAAAAGGGCCTCTTCTGGATGATCCTTTTTGAAGTGGTCCTTGCAGCCTTCTTGGGTTTCTGGCCGTTCTTAATCCATGTGATGGCCATTGGTTACAGTTTGCTGATGTACGAAGAGTTCTTTATCGGCGATATCCTGAGACCTCACTTGACCACTTATGCCGTGACTCACACCTTCGTCAGCGTTCTTTTAGGAGTTTCCGCAGCCACCGCGATCGTGAACTTCAATCCTCAAAAAATTCAATTCGCAGATGTTTGTTTCTTCTTGATGAACTGGTGTTTCTTTAATTTGTTTGAATTTGCCCGTAAAACCTTCGCACCGAACGAGGAACGCCCGCATGTTCCTAGCTATAGCAATATCTTTAATCCTAAAGGTGCTTGGTTGCTGTCGTGGTCGCAGGTTCTGATCGGCATTATCCTTTCTTGGGTCGCGCTCAGCAATCACTCGCGCTTTTATTGGCTGATTGCCGGGGCTGTCCTTTATACTTTAATGAGCGTTGGCTATGCGCTGAATCCCCAATTGAAGATGGCTAAAATCTTCCGTGACGGCACCGGGGTTTATCTGCTTTTACATTACGTTCTAATCTGTTTTGTGATGGGAGCTTAA